The Choloepus didactylus isolate mChoDid1 chromosome 15, mChoDid1.pri, whole genome shotgun sequence genome segment GcactgggaggtgggggggggcgaGCAGGTCCCGGGCCCGCCGCAGCCGGGACCCCGCCCCCCCTGCCCCGCGCCCCCCGCACCCCTTCTCCGTGCCGGGCCTGCGGGGAGGACCCGGAGAGCGTCTCCTCGTCTGGGGCTCGCTAGGGCAGTGTGCGGGAACCGGGGACCAAGCCTGCCGGCCGCGGCCCCCCGGCCGGAGGGGACACGAGAagggggctctgggctgtggcggcGGCGGCTGGGCAGAGCCGGGGGTGCGCCTTGTTTACTCGCGGTGCCATTAGCGGGCTGGGCTGCGACGGGCAGGGGCCGCGCCCCGCGCGGGGGTCTCTGCTCCGAAGCTCCCGCCCCAAACGGCACCCCCGACCCTCGGCCCGCGGGCCCTGCAGACTCACGTCTCGGAAGCGGTTCCAGTGCTTGATCTTGCCGCTGTACTGCGAGATGGACGACAGCCATTGCTCGTCCTCCATGAAATTGCCGGGGGTCTCGCCCTCCTTGAGCCCTTTGGCATCGCCTTCGGCCAGGGCGGCCACGGCGAGGAGCAGCAGCGGCAGCGCCAACCGCCCGCAGCCTGGGGCGCGCATCGTGGTCTGGTTGGACCGGGGAGGGTCTTGACTTCTGCAGTATTTTAATGTCCTTTCGCCCACCCCGCGCGGTTGCCGAAGCGAGCGCTGTGTCGtcttcctcagcttcctctgccctcctcccGCGGTCTGACTACGGTGGAAGACGGATGGTGGGTCGCGGCTGAAATGTGACCTGGTTAGGAGATGCACTTGTCTGAAAAGGCCCAGCGCTGGACGCGGAGGAGGAGAGGGAATCAGAGAGGCTGCGCCAGCAGGGGCTGTGTCTGTAACTGTAGCATCAGCATCACGTTTGACATCATCAtacctggtttaaaaaaaaaaaaaaaaagaagaggggggTAG includes the following:
- the SPOCK2 gene encoding testican-2 isoform X2, with translation MRAPGCGRLALPLLLLAVAALAEGDAKGLKEGETPGNFMEDEQWLSSISQYSGKIKHWNRFRDEVEDDYIKSWEDNQQGDEALDTTKDPCQKVKCSRHKVCIAQGYQRAMCISRKKLEHR